A window from Tenrec ecaudatus isolate mTenEca1 chromosome Y, mTenEca1.hap1, whole genome shotgun sequence encodes these proteins:
- the LOC142435554 gene encoding ADP/ATP translocase 3, whose product MTDQAISFAKDFLAGGIAAAISKTAVAPIERVKLLLQVQHASKQIAADQQYKGIVDCIVRIPREQGVLSFWRGNLANVIRYFPTQALNFAFKDKYKQVFLGGVDKHTQFWRYFAGNLASGGAAGATSLCFVYPLDFARTRLAADVGKSGTEREFRGLGDCLVKISKSDGIRGLYQGFNVSVQGIIIYRAAYFGVYDTAKGMLPDPKNTHIVVSWMIAQTVTAVAGVVSYPFDTVRRRMMMQSGRKGADIMYTGTLHCWRKIFQDEGGKAFFKGAWSNVLRGMGGAFVLVLYDELKKVL is encoded by the exons ATGACGGACCAAGCCATCTCCTTCGCTAAGGACTTCCTGGCGGGCGGCATCGCCGCCGCCATCTCCAAGACGGCCGTGGCCCCGATCGAGCGGGTCAAGCTGCTTCTGCAG GTGCAGCACGCCAGCAAGCAGATCGCGGCGGACCAGCAGTACAAGGGCATCGTCGACTGCATCGTGCGCATCCCCCGGGAGCAGGGCGTGCTGTCCTTCTGGCGCGGGAACCTGGCGAACGTCATCCGCTACTTCCCCACGCAGGCGCTCAACTTCGCCTTCAAGGACAAGTACAAGCAGGTCTTCCTGGGCGGCGTGGACAAGCACACGCAGTTCTGGCGCTACTTCGCCGGCAACCTGGCCTCGGGCGGGGCGGCGGGGGCCACCTCCCTGTGCTTCGTCTACCCGCTGGACTTTGCCCGCACGCGCCTGGCCGCCGACGTCGGCAAGTCGGGCACGGAGCGCGAGTTCAGGGGCCTGGGCGACTGCCTGGTCAAGATCAGCAAGTCCGACGGCATCCGCGGCCTCTACCAGGGCTTCAACGTGTCCGTCCAGGGCATCATCATCTACCGCGCCGCCTACTTCGGCGTCTACGACACCGCTAAAG GCATGCTGCCTGACCCCAAGAACACGCACATCGTGGTCAGCTGGATGATCGCCCAGACGGTGACCGCCGTGGCCGGCGTGGTCTCCTACCCCTTCGACACGGTGCGCAGACGCATGATGATGCAGTCCGGCAGGAAAGGAG CGGACATCATGTACACGGGGACCCTGCACTGCTGGCGGAAGATCTTCCAGGACGAGGGCGGCAAGGCCTTCTTCAAGGGCGCCTGGTCCAACGTGCTGCGCGGCATGGGCGGGGCCTTCGTGCTGGTCCTCTATGACGAGCTCAAGAAGGTCCTCTAG